AGCGGACGGGCGGTGATGTGGCGGAACTCTTTGTGCACTGCGGCAGGATACGCGTTGGGGTGCCGGGACGCGGCTGCGCTCAGTTCTCTCCTCTCGGAAGCTGCAGCCATGATGGAAGTTTGAGAGTTGAGCCGCTGTGAGGCGAGGCCGGGCTCAGGCGAGGGAGATGAGAAACGGCGGCGGCTGCGGCCC
The genomic region above belongs to Manis javanica isolate MJ-LG chromosome 7, MJ_LKY, whole genome shotgun sequence and contains:
- the LOC140850415 gene encoding LOW QUALITY PROTEIN: PTEN upstream open reading frame MP31-like (The sequence of the model RefSeq protein was modified relative to this genomic sequence to represent the inferred CDS: deleted 1 base in 1 codon), which encodes MWRNSLCTAAGYALGAGTRLRSVLSSRKLQP